Within Roseisolibacter agri, the genomic segment GGTGCAGCCGTTCGAGCGTGCGCTCGTCGCGCTGCAGCCGGGTCAGGTCTCCGGCCTCGTCGAGACGCCGTTCGGCTACCACATCATCTACCGCCCGACGTTCGCCGAGGTCGCGCCGCAGTTCACGCAGGCGGTGGGGCAGCGCACGCGCCAGGTCGCGGAGAGCACCTACCTCGCCAAGCTCGAGACGGACGCGAAGGTCGAGGTGAAGGCCGATGCGCCGCTCTGGACCAAGGCGATCGCGCAGGACGTGGACGGCCACAAGGACGACGACAAGGTCCTCGCGACGTCGTCGGCCGGCGACCTGAAGGCGAGCCGTGTGGCGCGCTGGATCGGCGCCCTGCCCATGGGCCCGCAGCTCCGCACGCAGATCCAGCAGGCGCCGGACTCGGTCATCAAGGTCTTCGTCAAGCAGCTGGCGCGGAACGAGGTCCTGCTCAAGCAGGCCGACAGCGCGAAGATCCAGCTCGACACGACCGAGCTCGCGAACCTCCGCAAGTCGTTCGTCGGCGCGGTCACGAACATGTGGAGCGGGCTGGGCGTCGCGCCTGCCGCGCTCAACGACAGCGCCAAGAGCAAGGCCGACAAGGAGCGCCTCGCCGCCACGCGCGTCGAGACCTACCTCGACCGCCTCACGCAGCAGCAGGCGCAGTTCATCGAGGTGCCGGCACCCATCGAGGCCGCGCTCCGCAGCAAGTACGACTTCGAGCTGAACGACAAGGGCCTCGATCGCGCGCTCGAGCGCGCCGCGCAGGTCCGCGCGTCGGCCGACTCGGCGCGCGCGGCCGGCCAGCCGGCGACGGCCGTCCCGATGCCGGGCGCTCCGGGCGCCGCGGCGCCGGGTGCCGCGCCGGGCGGTGCCGCGCCGGCGGCTCCGGCTCCGGGCGCCCCGCAGCGCCCCTGAGTCACGCCAGTCGCCGGCCGTTCGCGGCCGTCGCAGAGGGGTGGGCGCCACGCGGCGCCCACCCCTCTCGCGCGCCGTGAGCGCCGCCGTTACCTCTCGACGTGTCGTCCGGGGTCCTGCCCGGGCGTCCGCGGACCTCGCCCTGCCCGTTCGGGTACCCAAGCCTATGCGTCACCTACCGTTCCGGCTTCCCGCCCGCCGTGTCGCCGCGCCGCTCCTGGCGGCGCTGCTCGGCGTGGCCGGCGTCGCATCCGCGCAGACCGCGCCCACGGCGCCCTCGCAGCCGCCTGCCCAGCCGGCGGCCCAGCCGGCCGCCCAGCCCGCGCCGGTGACGACGGTCGCCGCGTCCGATCCGCAGCTCGACGTCGATCGCGTCGTCGCCATCGTCGGCACGACCCCGATCCTCTACAGCGAGCTGCTGGACGAGGTGAACATGCGCCGCGCGCGCGGCATGCAGCTGCCCACCGATCCCGCCGAGCGGCTCAAGTTCGAGCGGGACGTGCTGAATGAGATGATCGACGCCGAGCTGCTCGTGCAGAAGGCGAACGACGAGAAGGTCGAGCTGCAGGACGACGACCTGAATCGCACCGTTGATCGGCAGCTCCAGCAGGTCCGCGCGCAGTTCCGCAGCGAGGAGGAGTACCGCTCCGAGCTGCGGCGCGCGGGCTTCGGCACGCCCGAGGACTACCGTCGTCGCCAGATGGAGCTGCTGCGCCGCAACGAGCTGCAGCGCGAGGTCGTGCAGAAGCTCCGCCGCGAGCAGAAGCTGGCGCCGTCGCCCGTGAGCGATCAGGAGCTCAACGAGGCCTACGAGCAGAGCCGCTCGACCATCCCGAAGCGCGAGGCGCAGATCGGCTTCCGCCAGATCGTCGTCGCCAACAAGCCGACGCCCGCCGCCAAGAAGGCCGCGCGCGCGAAGGCCGAGTCGCTGCTCGTGGAGATCGTGAAGGGCGGCAACTTCGAGCAGATCGCCAAGCGTGAGTCGATGGACCCCGGCTCCAAGGAGCAGGGCGGCGACCTCGGTTGGAACCGCCGCGGCACGATGGTCAAGGAGTTCGACGAGATGATGTTCGCGCTGCCGGTCGGCCGCGTGAGCCCCATCGTCGAGACGTCGTTCGGCTACCACATCATCCGCGTCGACCGCGCGCAGCCGGCCGAGGTGAAGGCGCGCCACATCCTCATCCGTCCGCAGCTCGACTCGGGCGGCGTGCAGCGCGCGAAGCTCGAGGCGGACAGCGTCCGCGCCGCGCTCGAGAAGGGCGCCGACTTCGATTCGCTCTCGGCGAAGCACCACGACGTCGTCGAGAACGGCTCGCTGCCCGAGTTTCCGCGCGACTCGCTGCCGCCGGCGTACGCCGCGGCCATCGGCAACGCGGGCGTCAACGCGCTCGTCGGCCCGTTCGCGATCGACGACCCGGCCAACAAGACGCAGAAGTTCGTCGTCCTGAAGGTCACGATGGCGGTGCCGGCCGGCGAGTATCCCGAGGCGACGGTCAAGCAGCGCCTGCGCGAGCAGGTCAGCGAGGCGAAGACGGTCCGCAAGCTGATCGACAACCTGAAGAAGGCGACCTACGTCTCCATCCGGCTGGAGGAGCAGCCCCGGACGGCGTCCAAGTGAGCGCCGGCCGCGATCGCTGACGGTCGCATGACGACGCGCCTCGCCGTCACCCTCGGTGACCCTCGGGGCATCGGTCCCGAGCTCGTCGCCAGGACGCTCGGGACCGACGTCGTTCCGGGCGACGTGTCGCTCGTTCTGGTCGGCCCGTCCGGCACGGGCGTCGACGTCGACGTCGACGTGGGCGCCTGGGATCCGCGCGACGGCGCGGCGGGCGCTGGTCGCCTCGCGGGCCGCGCGATCGAGGCCGCGGTCCGATTGGCCCAGCAGGGCGCGGTGCAGGGCATCGTGACCGCGCCGCTCGACAAGGCGGCGCTGCACGCCGGCGGCTACGACTTCCCTGGCCACACCGAGATGCTGGGCGCGCTCACGGGGACCGAGCCGGCGATGATGCTCGCCGCCACGCGCCCGAGCGTCGCGGGCGGTACGCCGCTGCGTGTTGTGCTCGCGACCACGCACGTCGCGCTGCGCGACGTCCCCCGTCTGCTCACGGCGGAGACGATCGCGCACGCCGCCGCGCTCACGCGCGACCACCTGCAGCGGTGGTTCGGCATCGCGGAGCCGCGCATCGCGCTCTGTGCGATGAACCCGCACGCGGGCGACGGCGGCCGGTTCGGACGCGAGGACGACGAGCTGCTGGCGCCCGCGGCGCGCGCCGCCGGCCTGGCCGGGCCGCTGCCGGCCGACACGGTGTTCGTGCGGGCGATGCGCGGCGCGTTCGACGCCGTCATCGCGCCGTACCACGACGTCGGCATGACCGCGATCAAGGTCGCCGCCTTCGGCAGCGCCGTGAACGTGACGCTCGGCCTTCCGTTCCCGCGGACCTCGCCGGACCACGGCACCGCTCTGGACATCGCGGGGCAGGGTATCGCCGATCCGTCCAGCTTTCACGAGGCCATGCGGCTGTGCGCCACGCTGGCGGCGCGCGAGGCGGCGGTCGCGTGACGCGCACCGCGGACGCCGGCGTGGGCGCACGCGCGCCGGAGTGCGCCCACCTGCGGGCCGCGGCCACGGGCGGCATGGATGCGCACGCGCACGCGCATCACGATGGGCACGACCACGCGCACGACCACGGACACGATCACGCCCATGCGACGTCCACGCGCGCGCTGCGCTGGGCGCTCGTGCTCACGGCCGTGCTGCTGGTCGCCGAGGTGGTGGGCGGCATCGTGTCCAACTCGTTGGCGCTGCTCGCGGACGCGGGGCACATGCTGACGGACGTCGGCGCGCTGGGCCTCTCGCTCTTCGTCGCCTGGTTCAGCCGGCAGCCATCGTCGCCGAGCAAGACGTACGGCTATCTGCGCTGGGAGATCCTGGCGGCCTTCCTCAATGGCGCGGCGCTGCTGCTGATCTCCGCGCTGATCGTCTGGGAGGCGATCGGCCGCTTCCGATCGCCCGAGCCGCTGGCCGCCGGCACGATGCTCGGCGTCGCGATCGCCGGCCTCGCGGTCAACGTCGCCAGCGCGTGGATGCTGCACGGCAGCGCGCACACGAGCCTGAATGTCCGCGGCGCGTATCTCCACGTGCTGGGCGACCTGCTGGGCTCCGTCGGGACCGTGGCGGCCGCGCTCATCGTGCGGTCGACGGGATGGCTTGCCGCCGACCCGCTGGTGTCGATCCTCACGACGGTGCTCATCGTGCGCGGCGCGTGGCGTCTGGTGCACGAGAGCGTCGACGTGCTGCTCGAAGGCGTGCCGCCGCACATCTCGCTCGCGGCCGTGCGCGGCCGGCTCGAGTCCGTCGTCGGCGTCGAGAGCGTCCACGACCTGCACGTCTGGAGCGTGACGTCGGGGCTCGTGGCGATGAGCGCCCACGCGGTCGTGCCGGAGCTGGAGCGCCAGCAGCCTGCCCTGGAGGCGATGCACGCGGCGATGGCGGAGCTGGGGATCCGGCACGTCACCGTGCAGCTGGAGCGGCAGACCATCGAGCCCTGCGCGCCGCCC encodes:
- a CDS encoding cation diffusion facilitator family transporter → MTRTADAGVGARAPECAHLRAAATGGMDAHAHAHHDGHDHAHDHGHDHAHATSTRALRWALVLTAVLLVAEVVGGIVSNSLALLADAGHMLTDVGALGLSLFVAWFSRQPSSPSKTYGYLRWEILAAFLNGAALLLISALIVWEAIGRFRSPEPLAAGTMLGVAIAGLAVNVASAWMLHGSAHTSLNVRGAYLHVLGDLLGSVGTVAAALIVRSTGWLAADPLVSILTTVLIVRGAWRLVHESVDVLLEGVPPHISLAAVRGRLESVVGVESVHDLHVWSVTSGLVAMSAHAVVPELERQQPALEAMHAAMAELGIRHVTVQLERQTIEPCAPPV
- a CDS encoding peptidylprolyl isomerase, which produces MRHLPFRLPARRVAAPLLAALLGVAGVASAQTAPTAPSQPPAQPAAQPAAQPAPVTTVAASDPQLDVDRVVAIVGTTPILYSELLDEVNMRRARGMQLPTDPAERLKFERDVLNEMIDAELLVQKANDEKVELQDDDLNRTVDRQLQQVRAQFRSEEEYRSELRRAGFGTPEDYRRRQMELLRRNELQREVVQKLRREQKLAPSPVSDQELNEAYEQSRSTIPKREAQIGFRQIVVANKPTPAAKKAARAKAESLLVEIVKGGNFEQIAKRESMDPGSKEQGGDLGWNRRGTMVKEFDEMMFALPVGRVSPIVETSFGYHIIRVDRAQPAEVKARHILIRPQLDSGGVQRAKLEADSVRAALEKGADFDSLSAKHHDVVENGSLPEFPRDSLPPAYAAAIGNAGVNALVGPFAIDDPANKTQKFVVLKVTMAVPAGEYPEATVKQRLREQVSEAKTVRKLIDNLKKATYVSIRLEEQPRTASK
- the pdxA gene encoding 4-hydroxythreonine-4-phosphate dehydrogenase PdxA is translated as MTTRLAVTLGDPRGIGPELVARTLGTDVVPGDVSLVLVGPSGTGVDVDVDVGAWDPRDGAAGAGRLAGRAIEAAVRLAQQGAVQGIVTAPLDKAALHAGGYDFPGHTEMLGALTGTEPAMMLAATRPSVAGGTPLRVVLATTHVALRDVPRLLTAETIAHAAALTRDHLQRWFGIAEPRIALCAMNPHAGDGGRFGREDDELLAPAARAAGLAGPLPADTVFVRAMRGAFDAVIAPYHDVGMTAIKVAAFGSAVNVTLGLPFPRTSPDHGTALDIAGQGIADPSSFHEAMRLCATLAAREAAVA
- a CDS encoding peptidylprolyl isomerase, which gives rise to MKRQGLFVLAAAAGLAACDGFKEAMTAHVDTVAKAGSQELSVERLGQLMGRSPQIPLQRDVAKNLASLWVDYQLLGTAAAAGDSLADQKTIDDAVWAVVAQERIRKLGEQVLANVQSDTSNVSTRYANGELLAARHILVGFSNQPPQPNQQVPQAVKDSARRKAEAIRGQVTAANFQELARKNSTDAGSAANGGSLGIFPKGAMVQPFERALVALQPGQVSGLVETPFGYHIIYRPTFAEVAPQFTQAVGQRTRQVAESTYLAKLETDAKVEVKADAPLWTKAIAQDVDGHKDDDKVLATSSAGDLKASRVARWIGALPMGPQLRTQIQQAPDSVIKVFVKQLARNEVLLKQADSAKIQLDTTELANLRKSFVGAVTNMWSGLGVAPAALNDSAKSKADKERLAATRVETYLDRLTQQQAQFIEVPAPIEAALRSKYDFELNDKGLDRALERAAQVRASADSARAAGQPATAVPMPGAPGAAAPGAAPGGAAPAAPAPGAPQRP